Part of the Saccharomyces paradoxus chromosome XI, complete sequence genome, CACGCCAGTTCACAATTAGCCAAACATACGGAAGCAGATACCAATGTTAGCATCGGCAATGAACAAGTAGCTGAAACTCCGCAAAAGGAACCAGTGCATCAACCTGTAGCACCGGCTTTGCCTGTCAATGATTTAATTGTCTCTGAGTTTGACGTGATTaaagatatttttgatCCTGTGGATTTCGTATCGTTTTTTTAAAGTCAGATATAAGAGGAACATCGAATAATATTCAAACCTTTCCCTTCCTTCTTATTTCATTTCGACTTATTTAGTTGTGTTATATATGGTACTACTTTATtcatatatgtatatatacagagttaaagaagaaagagaagatcACACGTCCAATCACAAAAATTCCTTAGCTTTCTTGGCGTAAGCGTGACAATCCCTTAACCATTGCTTGTATTCCTTTAGAGAGCCTATCTTCTCACCGTAATAATCTGGAACAGGATTACTGAAACTTTGAGAAGAGGCATCGACCCTGTTATTAATGATAtgttttaaaaaatctttattcttgttgttgaatTGTGCCAATTGTTGGTTATGGGAAAGCTTGAAAACTTGCGAACCAACTATGGGACCCAATAGGTAACCTAGTGCACCAGAGGCTATTATCCCAGCAGAAATGACAGTTAATGGGTCGAATCCGAAAAGCATTTGAGTCGGGTCTATTTCCATCGTAGAAAGATAAGCCCATGAAACGTTACACCCCAAGAGAGCGGTAAACAGTGAAGAGCCAACATTGATTCTACGCTGTTGTTTTCTtaacttgaaaaaatcagacCATGTCAAGTTGGTGGAGTCTTGAAGGGATGCAGGCTGAGAATATGATCTTAAGGGTAATGCTGTGGTAGTCGAGCGCAACGCGGCAGCAGTGACAGATGGTTGACGGGCTAAAAGTCTTTGTGATGACAATCTAATGGCACTGGTAAACATTTTGAAGAGGCAGACAATGTTTGCTGGCTATTCTTGCTATTCCCCCAGAACACAATTTCCCTTGTAGTGTGTTATACTACAgctttccatttttttttagacGTATTGTATTAACGTATTAGATGATATTCAAAACAAAGCACAAGCttaaacaataataaataaaataaatagataAATAGTACGGGATACAACCAATAAATAGTTTTCCTCAGCGGCCTATAAACCTTgttcttccaaagttttAAAGATGAATGGACTAGGCGTATCTTTAGGGAAAGTGATGCCGttttccaacaatttttcaaaagctttGGAGAAGTCCTTAAAGAACTTGTCCTGGTCATTAGCATATTCTTTCACAATGCTTAGGTACTTGGGATCCTGGATCAAAGAATAGTCGGTGGGCAACATCATGTAGCCACTCTTGGAGTCCCACTGTTCGTTGTTGGcgtcatttttttccaatttccAGTCCTCATTCAGCAAGTTCAAGTAAAATTCATTGGTAAAGACGTTGTTAGCCGCTCCCCAGGGCCCTTCGTACCCAGAGTTCTTCAGGTGGGTCTTGCCCAGAGCGTGAGCCCCCATAAGAGCCACGACCTCTCTGTCATTCATATTGagtctttggaaaaatgtTCTGACATAGTCAGCGTCCTTATCAGCATCGGGCAGTCTCCCGTTGTCAGGAGTGGTATCCTCTGGTGTGTCCACTCTACCACATCTCCATGGAATCTTGGGGCCCTGCATTTCCTGCACAGCAGTGACACCCCCTAGACTAAACAGATCGCCTGAGGAGATCCAAGGAAACTCTTTCTGAATGGGCTCCAGGAACTTGAACCCGTTCTGCAAGCCCGCGTTCGATGGATCGTTGAACTCCTTTTTGAATCTGTATGTACCACCGTAGGACCCGCCAGTGTTGTCGTGCTTGTCCCAAGTCCCGGACGTATGCCAAGCAAGACGCACTAACACGGGACCGTAACCTATATAGTTGTCATATTCGTCATCTTCCCTCAGTTTGAGCGCGATGGCGTTGTACACTTTTTGGAAGTCCTCGTACGACCTTCCCCTTTCGACGGATGCAACATGAACGAGGGGTGTAGCGGAAGCTAGAGCAGCTGCTTTTCCCCAGTTGTTCCATCCGTTATTACTCCCACCCCCGTGAGACGACGACCTCTTATGGGATTGTGAGTAAGCAAAAGTAGCAACAGCgccagcagcagcagcagcagagAGTAGGTAGAGAGACCTCTTGTGAACGGTTCTGCCCAGTGAAGGTAAGAGCCTAACAGCAGTAGTCATAATTGTAGATATATGTGCGTGTACGTGTGTGCATGAGTGAGAAATACATTCATTGTAAGTTTGCGAGAATGTACAATAGACTCTGCTTAAGTACTTTTCGTTCCAGGGTCCTTTCCTAACTTGGTAACAGCCGGCGTGGGCCGGCCCCTGGCTGCCAAGAAAGTCATATTACTCAGGACTCGGAGCCAAACAACTCATCACAGACTTTGGTAGTACAAAACAGAAGACTGCAAATTTGGTCCTGACAACACACTTACGAGATTTCTGACAAAGCAGGATACTGTTGGTCAGAATTCCATTGGCGAGCTCTGGCTGCGGGAGAAACCACTCCGACATTATGCGAGCTACATCAGTCGCGGAATCGTAGTTATCACACCGTAGTATTAAACTGTAATGAGTAATTATGGCGGAGCGATCTCATTTTGACATGAATTCAAGCTTGTTTATGGTCTTCCTGCCTGTTCCTTACCAGCTATACTGAATGATTCCAACTCTTGCTTGAATACACGTAACCCGCCGTTACTCCGCATTTGCCAGGTAGAGAGGAGCAATAAGGAGGAGAGAGAAAGGAGGAGAAACTCCGAAGAAGTGGCATCTTGACTATAAGACAGTATCTTTTGTTCCTCGTTACTGGAGCAGGATTTCCACTTTCACATTTACTAAAAACAATTAATAAAGCAATTATTGCTCCTTTTCCGTTATGTCTACTACCGCTGCCGATCATAACGCTACCAAATCTGTCCCACATGTACCTCAGACGTCCCGACGGTACAGGAACTCATATAATGGATTCGTGTACAATATCCATACGTGGCTCTATGATGTAtctgtatttctttttaatattcTGTTCactattttcttcagaGAAATTAAGATACGTGGGGCGTACAATGTTCCAGAAGTTGGGGTGCCTACCATTCTCGTGTGTGCCCCTCATGCAAATCAGTTCATCGACCCAGCCTTGGTAATGTCTCAAACTCGTTTGCTGAAGACGTCAGCGGGAAAGTCCCGGTCCAGAATGCCCTGCTTTGTCACTGCAGAGTCTAgcttcaagaaaagattcaTCTCTCTATTTGGTCACGCTATGGGTGGTATCCCCGTACCTAGAATTCAGGACAACTTAAAGCCAGTGGATGAGAGTCTTGAGATTTACGCTCCGGACTTAAAGAACCACCCGGAAATTATAAAGGGTCGCTCTAAGAACCCGCATACCACTCCGGTGAACTTCACAAAAAGGTTTTCTGTCAAGTCTTTACTTGGATTGCCCAACTACTTGAGTAACGCTCAAATTAAGGAAATTCCGGATGACGAAACAATAATCTTGTCCTCCCCCTTTAGAACGTCTAAATCAAAGGCGGTGGAGCTCTTGACTAATGGTACTAATTTTAAATATGCGGAGAAAATAGACAATACGGAAACTTTCCAGAGTGTTTTTGACCACTTGCATACGAAGGGCTGTGTAGGTATTTTCCCCGAAGGTGGTTCTCATGACCGTCCTTCGTTATTGCCCATCAAGGCAGGTGTTGCCATTATGGCTCTGGGCGCTGTAGCCGCCGACCCGAATATGAGAGTGGCGGTTGTGCCCTGTGGTTTGCATTATTTCCATAGAAATAAGTTCAGGTCTAGGGCTGTATTGGAATATGGTGAACCTATAATCGTAGATGGGAAATATGGCGAGATGTACAAAGACTCCCCCCGTGAGACCGTTTCCAAACTGTTAAAAAAGATCACGAATTCGCTGTTTTCCGTCACCGAAAATGCTCCAGATTACGATACTTTAATGGTCATTCAGGCTGCAAGAAGACTATATCAACCGGTAAAAGCCAGGCTTCCTCTGCCCGCTATTGTGGAAATCAACAGAAGACTACTTTTTGGTTATTCCAAATTTAAGGATGACCCAAGAATTATTCATTTAAAACAACTGGTTTATGACTATAACAGGAAATTAGATTTGGTGGGCTTGAAAGACCACCAAGTTATGCAATTGAAAACTACCAAATTAGAAGGCTTGAGATGTTTTGTAGTTTTGATTATTCGATTAATTAAGCTATCTGTTTTTGCTGCACTATCGTTACCAGGTTCCATTCTCTTCACTCcaattttcattatttgtCGTATATATTCTGAAAAGAAGGCCAAAGAGggtttgaagaaatcattGGTTAAGATCAAAGGTACCGATTTGTTAGCCACATGGAAGCTTATCGTGGCGCTAATATTGGCTCCAGTTCTATACGTCACCTACTCAATCTTATTGATTATCTTGGCGAGGAAGCAACACTATTGTCGCATTTGGCTTCCCTCCACTAACCCACTCATACAATTCGTCTATTTTTACGCATTATTGGTTTTCACTACATACTCCTCTTTGAAAACAGGTGAAATTGGTGTGGaccttttcaaatctttaaGGCCGCTTTTCGTTTCCATTGTTTACCCCGGTAAAAAGATCGAAGAGATTCaaacaacaagaaagaatttAAGTTTGGAATTGACCGCTGTTTGTAACGATTTAGGGCCACTGGTCTTTCCTGATTACGATAAATTGGCGACTGAGATTTTCTCTAAAAGGGATGGCTATGATGTTTGTTCTGATACAGAGTCGTCTATAAGCCGTATGAGCGCTCAATCTAGAAGTCGTTCATCTTCTATACATTCTATTGGGTCACAAGCCTCTAACGCGCTATCAAGGGTGAATTCAAGAGGCTCATTGACCGATATTCCAATTTTCTCTGATGCTAGGCAAGGTCAATGGAAAAGTGAAGGTGAAACTAGTGAGGACgaggatgaatttgatgagaaAATTTCTGGGACTGTAGAAACCGCACAAAATTCCGATTcaaacaaggaaaacagtCGCGATACAGATATATCTTCGAAGATTGCTTCACTGGTGAGACAAAAAAGAGAACACGAAAAGAAGGAATGATTacaattaaaaaataaaaaatagcaTTTGGTAATGTTTGTACATAATATTATGAAAGTGACTACTGAAAAACATTAAAGGATAACATCTCTACgtaggaaaaaaaatgtatacTTAAATAACGacaacaaaaataacaaaaactaGGATAAAAATGCTTACATGTCCACTAATCTTCACCGATCGGTATTTCGtccttcaaaattttatttaaCTTGACCTTGATCTCCGTCTGAGAGTCGCCTCTCAAGATATCCGACACAAACCAGACATCACAATCCAACTGCACCATTTCAAGCGACCCCTTCAAAACACCACACAATATGTTGGAATACCAGAGCGATTTCATAGCGTCCATAGGCAACTCCACAAAATCAGCCAATGGATTTTCATCCAAGACTAATGAAAACGTGTCCTTATTGTGCGACCAGTTCGTTATATTGGGGGTGATGttcaaaaatatcttgAATGCACATTTACTTAGTACTTCACTTGTTTTCACTAAATTCTCACAGCGTGGCAACGCCGTCCTGGCCAAGAAATCCTCAATAAGTCTACACCCAATATTATAGCCCATGCTATACAAATGATCGTTCACTTTGTTAAAGTCCCGCTCATTATCTTGACACAATTGTGCCACGATGGAACCATATGTTAGCGTAAATAGTTCTgtattaattttttctgtcTTATTCTTCCAGATCTCTTCCCCCATGGCCTTTAAAGACCTCGATTGTGTGGTAGATACCATTTTTTGGGCCAGTTTTGGTTGCCAATGAGTACTTAAGGTTTCTTACTTTGTACTCCTACCTTTACATCTATGGGGTAGACCCTACTATGGTCACCTATCCTCTGTCATTATATTATGTTTCAATAGGTTACCAAACCGGGTAACTGATAACGTTTTTAAGTAAGCTCTCTTTTTGGCTTGAAGCCTCTCAGGTATTAAATTTCTTGAGCTCTGTTTTCAATGGTATGCAGGTATACGTGTATTTATTTACGTTCAAtactttttccaattcacATTTTGTGAGTCTACATTTATGCTCATAATAGCGGAATCATCACAACAGTAATAGTAGGAAAAcatattttctgtttaCGGTAATTGTTTCTCgacctctttttttacGGTACGTCAAACTTTTAATCACTTTTCacgtttttttctttcaggAAATACCACTATGCACGTGACATTACAAATTGTGGTGAAAAAAGGTTCACATAATAAACTGTGAACGGActcaaaatgaaatttaCTTCACTATGGATGAATCATCGCTAATAAACTTGCTAAAGAAGGTCGAATGTGctaaaatcaaaaaaatggtgtatatatatatatatatatatatatatatctatatataatCTAATCGCATGTTTCTGCGAAGTTGCAGGCTTCTTTTAGAATTGCTCGGATATTCATACAAGTAAACAAGTACAGATAGAGTGATAGATAGactaagaaaaattaaaaacaATGGTACGAGACTCAGTGACACTACATACATCACTGCCCTTAATTACTGCTGGTTTTGCTACTGATCAAGTTCATTTGCTTATTGGTACAGGGTCTACAGACTCGATTAGCGTTTGTAAGAATAGAATCCACTCTATTTTGAATGCTGGTGGTAATCCCATAGTAGTGAACCCCTCGTCACCAAGCCATACTAAACAACTACAATCGGAATTTGGCAAGTTTGACAAATTCGAAATGATAGAAAGGGGGTTTAGGTTATCCGATTTAACTACTTTGGGGAGAGTCTTGGTGTGCAAAGTAGTGGATAGAGTATTTGTAGATCTACCTATAACACAAAGTCGCCTATGCGACGAGATCTTTTGGCAATGCCAAAAACTAAGAATTCCCATAAACACGTTCCACAAACCAGAGTTTTCTACCTTCAATATGATACCTACGTGGGTCGACCCAAAGGGAAGTGGTTTACAAATCTCAGTTACTACGAATGGGAACGGCTACATCTTGGCCAACAGGATAAAAAGAGACATAATATCTCATTTACCTTCCAATATATCTGAGGTAGTAATAAATATGGGGTATTTAAAGGACCGTATTATAAACGAAGATCATAAGGCCTTGTTACAGGAAAAATACTACCAAACTGATATGTCATTACCTGGATTTGGCTACGGCTTAGACGAGGACGGTTGGGAGAGTCATAAGTTTAACAAGCTAATTCGTGAATTCGAAATGACTAGTAGGGAACAGAGACTTAAAAGAACTAGATGGTTATCTCAGATAATGGAGTATTACCCAATGAACAAGTTGAGTGACATCAAGTTAGAGGATTTCGAtacatcatcttcttcaagtaAGAAGGCAAAGCAGGAAACTGTTTCAGAGGGTGCAGTACCTCCTACAGacgaaaatattgaaaagagcACGCAACAACTGCAATTATCGGAAACCGAAAAAGAAGGCTCTAAAAAGCTAGGGAAAATTTCTCTGGTCGGAAGTGGTCCAGGCTCGGTGTCCATGCTGACAATAGGTGCATTACAAGAGATAAAGTCTGCGGATATAATTTTAGCAGACAAACTGGTTCCACAAACTATCTTGGATTTGATACCTTCAAAAACTGAAACCTTCATagccaaaaaatttcccGGTAATGCAGAACGGGCACAACAGGAACTACTAGCTAAGGGTCTAGAATCGTTGACTAATGGATTGAAAGTAGTCCGTTTGAAGCAAGGTGATCCATATATCTTTGGTCGTGGTGGTGAAGagtttaatttctttaaagatCACGGGTATACTCCAGTAGTTTTACCGGGTATAAGTTCCTCCTTAGCCTGTACTGTATTGGCACAGATACCCGCTACGCAACGTGATATTGCGGATCAAGTGCTCATATGTACTGGGACTGGGAGAAAAGGTGCTCTGCCCATGATTCCtgaatttattgaaagcAGAACTACTGTTTTTCTAATGGCACTGCATCGCGCCAATGTCCTGATCACAGAATTATTGAAACACGGCTGGGATGGTGATGTCCCTGCTGCAATCGTCGAGAGAGGTTCGTGCCCTGATCAGCGTGTCACTAGGACTCTTCTTAAGTGGGTACCAGAAGTGGTAGAGGAGATTGGTTCAAGGCCCCCAGGTGTCTTGGTTGTAGGTAGGGCTGTGAATGCGTTGGCTGAAAAAGATCTAttgaattttgataaatcaagaaaatttgtcaTTGATGAAGGTTTTAGAGAATTTGAGGTTGATACGGATAGCCTATTTAAGTAATATTAATTTGTATATAAAGACAAGATATATTCAACTACTAATGTTAAAAAACTTTTACGGTTAGTCATGGATGcattatttttcagattcatcatcactgaatattgaagaaaaagacatTCTGAGGCCCGAAAAGGTCCTCTTACGAAATCGCCAAGGACTGGCAAGCTAAAAGAACAGTGAGAATGATTGGTAAACGGTTTTTCCAAACAGCTAGTAAAAAGATTGCTTTTGCATTTGATATCGATGGGGTGTTATTTAGGGGCAAGAAGCCAATTGCTGGTGCTAGCGACGCATTAAAGCTGCTgaatcaaaataaaatccCATATATTTTACTCACCAATGGTGGGGGATTCTCTGAGAAGGCACGTACAGAGTTTATCTCGAGTAAATTGGACGTCGATGTATCACCTTTACAAATCATTCAGAGTCATACTCCCTACAAGTCCCTTGTTCACAAATATTCAAGGATCTTGGCCGTTGGTACACCTTCCGTGAGAGACGTTGCAGAAGGCTACGGATTTGAAGATGTTGTTCACCAAACCGATATCGTGAGATATAATAGGGATATCACACCATTTAGTGGGCTGTCCGATGAACAAGTGATGGAGTATTCGAGAGATATTCCAGATATCACGACTAAAAGATTCGATGCTGTCTTGGTATTTAATGATCCCCATGATTGGGCTGCCGATATACAAATCATCTCAGATGCAATCAATAGTGAAAACGGGATGTTAAATACTTTgagaa contains:
- a CDS encoding uncharacterized protein (similar to YKR070W), which codes for MIGKRFFQTASKKIAFAFDIDGVLFRGKKPIAGASDALKLLNQNKIPYILLTNGGGFSEKARTEFISSKLDVDVSPLQIIQSHTPYKSLVHKYSRILAVGTPSVRDVAEGYGFEDVVHQTDIVRYNRDITPFSGLSDEQVMEYSRDIPDITTKRFDAVLVFNDPHDWAADIQIISDAINSENGMLNTLRNEKGGKPSIPIYFSNQDLLWANPYKLNRFGQGAFRLLVRRLYFELNGEALQDYTLGKPTKLTYDFAHHVLIDWEKRLTGTIDQSMKQKLPLLGTKPSTSPFHSVFMVGDNPASDIIGAQNYGWNSCLVKTGVYKEGDDLKECKPTLIVNDVFDAVTKTLERYA
- the CCP1 gene encoding cytochrome-c peroxidase (Mitochondrial cytochrome-c peroxidase~similar to YKR066C), with amino-acid sequence MTTAVRLLPSLGRTVHKRSLYLLSAAAAAGAVATFAYSQSHKRSSSHGGGSNNGWNNWGKAAALASATPLVHVASVERGRSYEDFQKVYNAIALKLREDDEYDNYIGYGPVLVRLAWHTSGTWDKHDNTGGSYGGTYRFKKEFNDPSNAGLQNGFKFLEPIQKEFPWISSGDLFSLGGVTAVQEMQGPKIPWRCGRVDTPEDTTPDNGRLPDADKDADYVRTFFQRLNMNDREVVALMGAHALGKTHLKNSGYEGPWGAANNVFTNEFYLNLLNEDWKLEKNDANNEQWDSKSGYMMLPTDYSLIQDPKYLSIVKEYANDQDKFFKDFSKAFEKLLENGITFPKDTPSPFIFKTLEEQGL
- the BET3 gene encoding TRAPP complex core subunit BET3 (Core component of transport protein particle (TRAPP) complexes I-III~similar to YKR068C); amino-acid sequence: MVSTTQSRSLKAMGEEIWKNKTEKINTELFTLTYGSIVAQLCQDNERDFNKVNDHLYSMGYNIGCRLIEDFLARTALPRCENLVKTSEVLSKCAFKIFLNITPNITNWSHNKDTFSLVLDENPLADFVELPMDAMKSLWYSNILCGVLKGSLEMVQLDCDVWFVSDILRGDSQTEIKVKLNKILKDEIPIGED
- the MET1 gene encoding uroporphyrinogen-III C-methyltransferase (S-adenosyl-L-methionine uroporphyrinogen III transmethylase~similar to YKR069W) codes for the protein MVRDSVTLHTSLPLITAGFATDQVHLLIGTGSTDSISVCKNRIHSILNAGGNPIVVNPSSPSHTKQLQSEFGKFDKFEMIERGFRLSDLTTLGRVLVCKVVDRVFVDLPITQSRLCDEIFWQCQKLRIPINTFHKPEFSTFNMIPTWVDPKGSGLQISVTTNGNGYILANRIKRDIISHLPSNISEVVINMGYLKDRIINEDHKALLQEKYYQTDMSLPGFGYGLDEDGWESHKFNKLIREFEMTSREQRLKRTRWLSQIMEYYPMNKLSDIKLEDFDTSSSSSKKAKQETVSEGAVPPTDENIEKSTQQLQLSETEKEGSKKLGKISLVGSGPGSVSMLTIGALQEIKSADIILADKLVPQTILDLIPSKTETFIAKKFPGNAERAQQELLAKGLESLTNGLKVVRLKQGDPYIFGRGGEEFNFFKDHGYTPVVLPGISSSLACTVLAQIPATQRDIADQVLICTGTGRKGALPMIPEFIESRTTVFLMALHRANVLITELLKHGWDGDVPAAIVERGSCPDQRVTRTLLKWVPEVVEEIGSRPPGVLVVGRAVNALAEKDLLNFDKSRKFVIDEGFREFEVDTDSLFK
- the GPT2 gene encoding bifunctional glycerol-3-phosphate/glycerone-phosphate O-acyltransferase GPT2 (Glycerol-3-phosphate/dihydroxyacetone phosphate sn-1 acyltransferase~similar to YKR067W) — protein: MSTTAADHNATKSVPHVPQTSRRYRNSYNGFVYNIHTWLYDVSVFLFNILFTIFFREIKIRGAYNVPEVGVPTILVCAPHANQFIDPALVMSQTRLLKTSAGKSRSRMPCFVTAESSFKKRFISLFGHAMGGIPVPRIQDNLKPVDESLEIYAPDLKNHPEIIKGRSKNPHTTPVNFTKRFSVKSLLGLPNYLSNAQIKEIPDDETIILSSPFRTSKSKAVELLTNGTNFKYAEKIDNTETFQSVFDHLHTKGCVGIFPEGGSHDRPSLLPIKAGVAIMALGAVAADPNMRVAVVPCGLHYFHRNKFRSRAVLEYGEPIIVDGKYGEMYKDSPRETVSKLLKKITNSLFSVTENAPDYDTLMVIQAARRLYQPVKARLPLPAIVEINRRLLFGYSKFKDDPRIIHLKQLVYDYNRKLDLVGLKDHQVMQLKTTKLEGLRCFVVLIIRLIKLSVFAALSLPGSILFTPIFIICRIYSEKKAKEGLKKSLVKIKGTDLLATWKLIVALILAPVLYVTYSILLIILARKQHYCRIWLPSTNPLIQFVYFYALLVFTTYSSLKTGEIGVDLFKSLRPLFVSIVYPGKKIEEIQTTRKNLSLELTAVCNDLGPLVFPDYDKLATEIFSKRDGYDVCSDTESSISRMSAQSRSRSSSIHSIGSQASNALSRVNSRGSLTDIPIFSDARQGQWKSEGETSEDEDEFDEKISGTVETAQNSDSNKENSRDTDISSKIASLVRQKREHEKKE
- the PAM17 gene encoding Pam17p (Constituent of the TIM23 complex~similar to YKR065C), which encodes MFTSAIRLSSQRLLARQPSVTAAALRSTTTALPLRSYSQPASLQDSTNLTWSDFFKLRKQQRRINVGSSLFTALLGCNVSWAYLSTMEIDPTQMLFGFDPLTVISAGIIASGALGYLLGPIVGSQVFKLSHNQQLAQFNNKNKDFLKHIINNRVDASSQSFSNPVPDYYGEKIGSLKEYKQWLRDCHAYAKKAKEFL